In the genome of Hydractinia symbiolongicarpus strain clone_291-10 chromosome 5, HSymV2.1, whole genome shotgun sequence, one region contains:
- the LOC130645868 gene encoding zinc finger protein 76-like — METTEASSSGTSEKPFACNIDGCNRAYKTKGNLKTHQKIHSGQFSFYCDYEGCDKGFVSAYSFKVHYRHHTGERPYSCDSDGCEKTFNTLYRLRAHQRLHKGNLFDCYFENCEKGFTTRSDLTKHIRIHTQERPFQCTEGDCKQTFLASHHLKAHLRRHSGDKPFACNESGCERAFSSKYGLKVHIKRHKSTGDLSCPEYGCTKTFVSKSSLSDHLKKHSISTSNLFTSHGSYTSPSQYDNIHISKNVNTNTLDLNILQSGDNTLSSHSDNFQNNNSQALEHEDDNMDYDSDSRSSIYSPTHTHFQPKFTQTQFNYVSSTDSTNVSETVSTSNPSDIVSLLNQSYFTIDDSEAALKLLSFLATRGNLHILNEHGSDSSFNNDLETSKEIEKTQNGIDEKRLEANIHPSTFVESCILNAINTDKTGNIVANSTNDFKSTMRLDSVIKCPTNCQTKNIVSNLIHGSTTKSVSASQENIQHSSHQPPVQNGSTKCCQKPSDKWIENNKPILNHKSLFLASELPDNPVSETMVETTVGNHYNLDKQDKHQKVFTCNCCNCENCTCKTKPESPMVVNIITPNVLNAPL, encoded by the exons ATGGAGACTACAGAGGCATCATCCAGTGGAACTTCCGAGAAGCCTTTTGCATGTAACATTGATGGATGCAATCGTGCTTACAAGACTAaaggaaatttaaaaacacaTCAAAAAATCCATTCTGGTCAATTTAGCTTTTATTGTGATTATGAGGGCTGTGATAAAGGTTTTGTTTCAGCTTATAGTTTCAAGGTGCATTACAGGCATCATACAG GCGAAAGACCTTATTCTTGTGACTCAGATGGTTGCGAGAAAACTTTCAACACATTATATCGGCTTCGTGCTCATCAACGTCTACATAAAGGAAACTTGTTTGACTGCTACTTTGAAAACTGTGAAAAAGGATTTACAACACGGAGTGATTTAACAAAGCATATTCGCATTCACACGCAGGAGAGACCTTTCCAATGCACTGAAGGAGATTGTAAGCAAACCTTCCTTGCTTCTCACCATTTAAAAGCTCATTTAAGGAGACATTCTGGGGATAAACCATTTGCCTGCAATGAATCTGGTTGTGAAAGAGCATTTTCTTCTAAATATG GTTTGAAAGTGCATATTAAAAGACATAAAAGTACAGGGGACCTCAGTTGTCCTGAATATGGCTGTACAAAAACCTTTGTTTCAAAATCAAGTTTGTCAGATCATTTAAAGAAGCACTCAATCAGCACAAGCAATCTTTTCACATCACATGGCTCTTACACATCTCCAAGTCAATATGATAATATTCACAtatcaaaaaatgtaaatacaAATACATtggatttaaatattttacaatcTGGAGACAACACTCTGTCCAGTCATTCAGATAATTTCCAAAATAATAATAGCCAAGCTTTGGAACATGAAGATGACAATATGGATTATGATAGCGATTCAAGATCTTCAATATATTCTCCTACCCACACACATTTTCAACCTAAATTTACTCAGACACAATTTAATTATGTGTCTTCGACAGACTCAACTAATGTATCGGAAACAGTTTCAACATCCAACCCATCTGATATTGTGAGCTTACTCAATCAGTCTTACTTCACTATTGATGACAGTGAGGCTGCTTTAAAGTTGCTGTCTTTTTTAGCAACAAGAGGAAACTTGCATATTTTAAATGAACACGGCAGTGATTCTAGTTTTAACAATGACCTGGAAACATCAAAGGAAattgaaaaaacacaaaatggtaTTGATGAAAAGCGTTTAGAAGCAAATATTCATCCATCAACCTTTGTTGAATCCTGTATACTGAATGCAATAAACACAGATAAGACTGGCAATATTGTTGCAAATTCAACAAATGACTTCAAATCAACCATGCGGCTAGATTCTGTTATAAAGTGCCCAACGAATTGTCAAACCAAGAATATAGTTAGTAATTTGATTCATGGAAGCACAACTAAATCAGTCAGTGCAAGTCAAGAAAACATTCAGCACTCTTCACATCAACCTCCTGTGCAAAATGGTAGCACAAAGTGTTGTCAAAAGCCATCAGATAAATGGATTGAAAACAACAAACCCATACTAAACCATAAAAGCTTATTTCTTGCTTCAGAATTACCAGATAATCCTGTTTCTGAAACAATGGTTGAAACAACTGTAGGTAACCATTATAACTTGGATAAGCAAGACAAACATCAGAAGGTTTTTACAtgtaactgttgtaactgtgAAAATTGTACCTGCAAAACGAAACCAGAGAGTCCCATGGTTGTGAATATTATCACACCTAATGTTTTGAATGCACCACTTTAG